gcagcagcatcGGAACTGATTCGTGCACATCTTTGGGTTGCTCCTTGTTTCTAAGCTCGGGTGATTTAATCTTGGAAAGCGTCTGTAGTTCGCCCTGCGCGGCACGACGATGTCCCCATAATCCAGAAATTCACAACGACAGGGAGGTGAATTTGGTGCCAGATTGACGCCGCGTCCCTCTCGCACTCTCGCAGCCCGTCACACCTAATTTTGATTTAACAGCAGTGCGTGAAAAGGAGGCTCGGTTAGCGGAGAAGTCTCTCCCTCAAGGGCGGAGATAGCGCGTAAGatagacagaaacagaaaccaacGCCTCCAAAGGCTGGCCGCACCGCCCCGCGCTGTGTGGCTCCTCTGGAGTTTGCAATAGCCGAAAATAAAACGAAAAGATGACGGCCGGCCGCCCACTGTGCCCAATAATTACAATGCAAAGCAGGCTGTGGAGTATATAAGTTCATTTAAGTCACCTCTTTAATATGTGGAGTGGGCAAAGTTTCTCACGCAGACTTGGTTAAAGTAGGGATGCTGCATTAATGAGGCTCAAGTTTGCACACTTGAAAAATTcccataaatgtatttttggcCAGCAGCAGGTGGGAaaagcttctttttcttttatagctTTGGGAGCTGTCAGAAAGATACACTTGCTCAAATCTTCAcgtcaaatgttttaataagaCAGCTCCAACGTGCACTGGcaacaaatggaaaatggatgaacacacacacacacacacacacacacacacacaaaaagaaaacagaaaaaactgctTATTGTGCATCAGCTGGCACAACACATCTCTGATAACAAGTTCCCCAGGGCCCCAAAAGCCCCAGATTCATTGTGTAGGAACTGGTTTGTGGGGCTTCATTTTAACTTTGTTGGTACCTTGAGCCAGGTCCAACCTGCACCACCAGGCCTACCAGATTCAAACATCCTACAGAGACAAGGAAGAAATAGTTTCTAGTGTTTTCCCAAATGCAAACTGGTCATCAAGAGAAAATGAGTAGGGGCCCTCTTCACGTTAGGACGATTCCACAGTCTGAGTTatcaaaaaaaatatttttcgAAGTTAGGAAATTCTGACATGTAGTGAACTTTCAAAGATGCACTTGACTAACTCAGATGTTCGTTTTGCACAGACTATGATTTTCTTCTCAATTCTCAGTCCTGCTACAAAGGGACTGCTGCAGAGTCAGTATAGCGGAGCCACAGGAATAAACAGCACTTTCAATTTGTTTGTAGCTATGAGAGTATTGTATTAAAAtggtttttttgtgtttaaaagaaaacccaacagcaCATACACAGAGGAAATCAAGTCTGTGTGTGACTCATTTGGACGCTAATAGTCGGTAATTGGTTTTATTCTGGTCACAGAAAAAATGCCTGCCCAACAAAACTGTCCATACAGTGTGGAGATGTGTGGAGGCAACAGCGATTGTCCTGGTTGaagggatttttatttttaatatctgCTATGTAAACATGTTATATAATTATGTATTGCTAATTGTGTTAAATCCTGAAATGTGTCATAGATCATTTCGTGGGCATATATAAAGAAGGGGTTACATAATGAAGAAGGTGTAACCTGGTTAGGTTTTTCCACAAATATGAGATTGGTACTAAAGTGTGGATATACTGTAGTTGGAAAATTGACATGTGAGTAATGATAAGCTTTTTTTTCTAGATGGGAATAGTTATTTGAATGAATCATTGAAAGGTTAGgtctgtatatacagtaaacacactgataccatattaaaatagaaaactGAACAGTATTCTGTTCACACACTATGACATGTTCCATTTCTGTACAACTTACAATTTTTCTGGTATAAAGTGGGGTTTGTATAGACGTTACTGTAATTTTAAGTGTAGTATACACTACTATACTGCTGTATACATGAGCAAAGCAGGAGATGATTTGATAAAAccagatgggggggggggggggggggggggcaataTGTTACTATTTGACTAAGCTGGGACACTGGATGTGCATGCAGTATTTCAGAATACACCAAAAATATAAACTGGAAATGACACATCCCCACTCTTTTACTCTGAGCCCTTACTCaatcattctctctctctctctctctctctctcacacacacacacacattgccaTGGAAACTGATAAAAGAATAACTGTTCTGCAAAAAGAGATTGACAAAGCATATAAGAACTTGGATCGTCAACAAGAAGCTAATTTATGGAATATAAAAAACTCCAAGAGGATGTGTCTGATGAAAGCAGAACAGAAATGTCCCAAACTCGAATATGAAAATCATCCAAATCGTCCTAACCCACAAACAGTACCTACAATCCTTTCAACGTAGTTCAACTCTCTGCCAATTTATTGATTTCCTCAGTTAAAATTACAGACTATACATCTGAGTTGAGTGTGCTTTAAAACGGGAAAACACGGTGTTGCAACAATGCTACAAATCTGCCCGAATCCAAACCAAGCAGAAAGATTTGAGTAAATATGAAGGAATGAAAGTTACGCGGATGTTGcagacagcagaacagagagggTGGGCAAAAGAAGAGGGGAGAGGACAAGGGAAggagtacagcacagtacaccACCTACACTCATCTCCATGGCAACTACCACACTAGAACGAGTGATAATGCAGTTCCCTCTCTTCCTATTCTGAAAACTGTTCAATTGGTACCATATGCACTGTGCAGTATGTGGGAGACAAAGCTTTCAGTGTTCTGTTGCTGCAGATGATATGAGAAGTGTTTAGATGCATCAAACTGTAATGCTCCTCCAACAGTACAGGCTAAATATTTTAACTGCACACGTTACATCTGTCTATCCACCAGAGACACTGGCTTAGCCTGACACTGAATTCATTATCATCGCTTTAAGGGATAACTTGTTATTTTTGAAttaatgtgggttttttttttttatgtggcaAAGCAAGTGGCAGTGTGTGGGCAGCAGCTCTTTCAAATAATAAGTATTGAGGTTGATAGATTTGAAAAGGAGTgataaaatgacttattttccAATTGTGGTTCCTGCTGTTGGTGTGAACAGAGTGCAACACCATCGCAACTCTGAGAGTTCATGTATGATTTTATGCAACATGATCATTCAAATCTGTATCTACAAAAGGTGAAAATACCAGTGTACTGAATACAGCTCGACTTTGAGTATTACTGTGGAATAATGTGACAACAGAGCACAAAttgcacatacagtgtgtgCTAAATTAATTTGGGTTTAACCATAAGTCTAGTGAAATTATCTAAGACAATGAGTCTTTGCTACACCCACCAGTCCTCATTTTAGCCATATTTTCAGGGGCCTTTCATCCTATTCtagacacattttgttttctcaaaccTGCTTGTATAACAGCCAAAGTAGCACAGTATGCTGCCATCAGCATGAATAATacttgggggaaaaaaagaaatcaatttgCGGTGTTTGGTCACACCAGTCTGTGGGGATTTTCTTTGTATGGTCTTCTGTCATTCAGTGTTGATTTGTCGGGCAGGCTGTCATGATTAAGTATGTGACAAATACAGAGCAAGTGAGGTCGGCTGTCGGACGGACACCAGGGAAACGTCCAGATGGTTGAGCCGCCTCTGCTTTTCACCTCACCAGCATCATGACAGAGACCATCTGAGAAGATCTGATCTTTAGCCCTTGCATCACTTCATACATTTGGTTTGTTACAGAAACTTAGTTTTGGTGCAAATGATAACTTTAAAATCAACATTCCCTTTGTTGTATAATGAATAAACTGCTCACTTATTCCTTAATACATTAGTGTATTAATACTGGTGCTTTTTACACTCTGGAGCCAAGTGATAATATTTTAGAAGGTCCCCAATGAGCTACCTATTAGCTGTCCATTCACACACATCCAACAAAAGCTTGGTTATTTCTCACTCACAACAAAGACATTGTTAACGGTTAAGTAAGATGTTCTTCTCAGCATTATCAGgtcaacagacaaacagcagggaAAATCGGCTCGTGCAGAAACATTAAATCTGAATTTTGGGTGCTTTCCTGCAAAGGTAAAAAATTCTTTCTGAACTATCTGGTGAGAGGTAAACTGACATGAAAGTGAGCTCAGCAGCTTTCGCACCTTAAACTCCAGAGGAATTCAAGGTCTCTGTGCAGGTTACTGATTCTTTTTCAGTATGCGAGGGGTCAAAGGTGTCAAGTTCAGGGTGACCCTACTGCTCTATGATTTTACCCTGTgagaataaatacagaaaacctCATCTATGTACCTAGAGGGATCAACATTGCAGCATTGTTTGCTGTGACACTGCAGACTGGAGCTCgaactgttttctgcttttataaTAGCATCAAAGGTATTAAAAAGCTTGTAAATTGTCTGCTTTATTTAGATACTGCCATGTGCTTTATTCAGATGGCTTATCATACATACTGTCTAGAAGTGATTTAAAATTCAGTATCAGAAcaaacattaagaaaaaaagaacatgtcCATAACAAATAACTTGAATGCTATTCTGTTATAACCAGGGGACTCTGATGAATCAAAATTATTACACTAATTTGTGAAATAAGGCATTAAAGGGGCACTGGTCAaatttagccttttttttttatttatttaatgttttttttatctgaatcCTATGACGCCTCCCAAACATAACGCCATACACCCAATTTCAGAAACTATTAGGCATGTTGTGACGTGAAGAACAGTCGTTAGGGAAGCAAATAGCATATTTGGAAATATTGAAATAGCTCATACTAGCTCATTTTATTAGATCACCTTGTTAAATTACAAACAACAGCTTTCTAACATTCCGACATCTCCCATCCTGTtgatctgtctgtgtctggctGTCACGCAACCCCCCTTCCTCCCCTGTTCCAGAGCAAAACCGCTGCTCTGCTCCTCACATCGTATTTATTTCATTGATATAACAACCAGACACCAAGCAGAAATCCTATGAAAATAGGGTTTTTACTCAATATTGTTGTCTAGATGAACCATGTTTGAGCCTAAAACAAAGCTGAAGATGGAGTGACACAATCCATATGTCATGACTACAGATTTTTTAAGCTGTATTTTGTTCACACTATGAAAAAAAGTCTTTTGTTTAGTGCACTGAGTTCAGAAATGGTAAATGTGATTGTAATTGTAACTTATTTTAggtttcaaacatttattttttgttgttatgtaTGCACATTGTTTAGAAACAAAAATTTAACAGTAAAAAagcaaaatcacaaaaacaaagctgccTATGTGCCAATGCAAACCTATTgtgaatttgtattttttccatCTTGGATCGGTCAATGCATTGATGTACTGTGAAACTGTATTtctggtggtggaggtggaacTGGTAGAGGTTTGTCCTCATATCACACAATCAAGTCACTGTACCTGAAGTGatacgtttaaaaaaaaaaaaagtagcaaaAAACGTATTTCCTAAATTGTTTGTGAGGCTAACTTATGTTGCAACGGCACTTTGCTTGACAACCATTTTTTGCCGGGCACCCTTTGTCGCTGCAGAGTCAAGTCCTGTGCCTCCCGAAGTGTTTGGAAATCCATGAGCAGCCACATATTTGCGGTATGCTTCTCGAATGATGCGAAAGGCTCGCGCATTAGCATAGGGTATATCTGTGACAGGGTCTCGATACAGTGCGGCCTTGTGGGTGACAGGACAAACCTCCTGGACTGGTATCGGAGGACTTGACTGGGCGCTGCATGGAAATTCTGCCTCGAAAGCCTCGTCATCACTGAATGTTATATAGGTACGGGAGCACAAGCCTCCAGCAGGCTGCTGTGAGGGTGTAGTGGGATTTTGTGGTGCAGTCTGAGGAACGTCCTGATCCAACCTTTGGACAATGGGAAATTAACAAAAATTAGAACTTTTAGACAAAGACACTAaactccactttttttttcttttctcaaattGTTGCATGTCATACATTCAAGAGAAGCACCACTGATaccactgtaaaaataaaatctctcaGACtctaataactactaatattaaatatattatgttCTTGTGCCACATAATCAAAAAAGAATAAGATGCTTTAGATAGGTTAATATTATGTTTAAGTCTGGACACAGATCATACATACCCTTCAACatctacattttcttcttttagaaCCGAGTGAGAAACAAGGGGCATCAGCACTGAATGGTAACGGATGGTTGGTCCCTCAAAACGCCGCTTCTTATGGACTTGTTTCTTCTTGTCTGCCTCCAGACGCTCATAGTTTTCTACACACAGTGAGTAAAATTAATACTTTaagtattaacatttttaatcaacattttttgAGATTTGACACTAATTGAGacaatatattcatatttattgcTAATTTAATAACAACCACCAGCACTAAAATGGCTTTGTacacaatattttaaattgattagTACACAATATTAACAATGAACCCATATATCCCATCTCTTTAGCTATATTAAATAGGTTTACCgaatgatttattttccattgtcattttctgttgCATTTATTTGACTTGGTCCATTTTGTAATCAAAAACACTATGACATGATTATCCTGCTTGTTTTTGAAAAGCAATgtatcaaaatgaaaaaactgcACTGTTGGAGTCAGACGTGATCATATTACTCaccaatgtaaaaataaaataaaccatagTAACATTCTAATGAAGTCTAAAAATGTTGGTACTAAATGTCTCATTTGAGTAATTTGGCCAAAATGTTCTTACCTAATGATCGAATGTTGAGCTCAGCTGTAATCTTGGCCTCAGCCAGCAGTTCTTCTTGTGTAAGGGGGCGATCGCGATGAGCACCTCTCCTTCTCCGAGGGGCATCCTGTCGCTCTTGCAAACGCAGATTTGTCTTTCGAGTATGTTCACTGGTGGACTGTCGCACAGATTTCCGGGCTAGAAAACAATCAGGGCACACATCtcaaaaaaatattcaaaaactATTCTCATGTTCAAAAACTGACTCATTTAAATCTGGCATCCTTTTCTGATgtaaagaaattacattttcatgaggtgttttatgttttaaacaaTGTAAGATCTTCTAATCATTCATGGGGGAACCTCTTACAGCAGTGTGGTGTATGTGGGAGGTTTGTAGTTATCTTACTCTCGCCAAAATCTTGGAATTCTTGTGGAATCCTCCTTTTAAGCTCCACTTtagttttctcagttttcttcTGTTCCTCAGAGGGTCTTTTGGGTTTGGGTTTCGCCACCTTTATTGGTTCCTTGGATTATACAATGACAAAAgccattattttcattaatgcATAAATAATCAACACAATAAGTCTAAACATTTCCAGCAAAACGTTAGAAATGACTGAGACCAGTATATGTTTTCCCTAGAGTGTgccaaaacaaaatcatttctCTGACCCCTGTGGACACCAGTGACAGCAGAGGTGCACTTCCACTGGGCTTGTTATTTGCAGGGCAGCCAggtaaaaacatctttaagtGGTTCTTGTGTGCAGCTGCTAAATTTATTATCATCATGTTGCAGTTAAAAATCTTTGAtaacattattacatttctacactttcagtttttgattATCGTTTtcctgaaaatatattttcactcAGTCATAATGGGTTATTTATTGTAGAGGAAATGACAATTTGTTCTACAATAAATCCACACAAAATTTTggtaacattttgttttagttggaaaaaaaatgtttctttgttaaacaaaacaatatgcaACGTAAtgctgctgtcattttaaaCTCATGAATGTAGTCTGATGAAGATATTGATGCAGGAAGATTTCAAATTTGATAGCACTTGAAATTACTGTTGATACCTTATAAGCTTTAGTGACAACTCGACTTTTCCTTCGAGGTGCATCCTCCTCCTGGTCACTGTCTGGCTCATCTCCCTCATCTATGTCAAAGTCACTGTCTACCTCGTCCTCTGTGTCTGAATGTTCTCCATGATACTCATCATCTCCTGattcctgaaaagaaaaaaaaaacacattttaccaaaaaaatagaaattacaCAATTAAGCTATAGTATAAGTAAGCTAATGaaatatttctcattttttctCAAAACACTGCAATTGTTTACTACGATGACTGCTAGACTACTagaactaaataaatgtaagcTAAATGCCAAATAGCAGTAGCTTTCGGCTACACAAGACTCATGCTGTTCTTTGATACTAAGTGAACAGAGatgtaaaaaatgcaaatgtatttattaacgagatatgcaaacacaaactgcagtgaTAGAGAGCAGAATTTGTTAAGAACACTATACTGGCAAAATAATTCATACTAGCCTTCATATTTCAGTATGTGTACAGCAATGATCACACTGCTTTTAATAAGTGCCAGCAGTAATTACTGAAGTTAGGTTTGTGATTCTTTTGAAATTCTAGCTTCTGCTGTCAAGCTCATCTGAGACGAATGTCAGAACTGCCAGAGCAGCTGCCACCAAATCCCTCAACACAAGTTGACACTTGaaccagcagctgtttgaagaaAATTAGCCAGACTgtaaactgagaaaacaaatcatCATCTTAACATGTAAGCAACAATTAAGTTCTTACATTTCCAAAGTTATAGCAGTATATCATGTCATAACCCACAATACACAGTTGCTTACAGTTCTAAAACTGTAGTTTTTACTTCTCTTTTCAGCTGTAATGAAGAAAGACAACAGATTTGTTAGCTGTAGATTTGGATTTAGCCATGATATGTTGACGTTTCAGATTAATCATACAGGCAAGGTTGTGTATATGTGACCAGAGCTGCTCTACAAATTAAGTGTTTctattaatatttatgtatCATTCCCATTTTGTTAAGATTTACAGATTTTTCTAACTTCTATTACTTTGGCACTGAGAATATTTGAGCTCTACTCACAGACATGAGCAAACAAAACTAATGGGTACTTGTCCTGCTCTCAAAAATTGCAATCTAAGGATCAATTGCtgaaaaacttaattaaaaatgctCTCATGACATCTAACAGGCAGCTGTGCCATTAACTGCAGGGAAGCTGAACTAAACACTGTCAGAATGGCATTTCTACAGCTTTGTATCTGTTCGGCTAGAATTAATACCACAACTCTGCAATAACCTATTCCTTTCAAAGGTGTACTCATACCTGCcttttataaaaatgttcacCAAAAACTTTACTGTTGAATGAGCAGAAGACTGTGTGTtgctattaaaatgtgttgatttattaAGTGAGGTGAGTCTTCCGCCCCCTTTTGATCAATGAGATACAACTaagagacaaaaacaggagCTTTTACTTTGTAATGTCTTTAATGATAAATACAACTATATAATAATGAAATTCAACAATATAGTTACTTGCAGTTTAATATAATACAATGCAACCCTTAGTATGGACGTAGATTAAATATACGACCAACTATACAAGTTGATCAACTCACGCAGGCTGCTAATGCTAACTTATTAGCTTCGTCAGTGTCTTTCAATTCGGTTAGCGTTACTTACATCATTAAATCCTCCATAAGTGGTCTTGTAGAATTCGTCCTCCTCTTCAGCATCCAACAATTTCGACATGCGGTTACCCGCAGTCTTTCTAGGCTCTCGACCAACTACCAGACTCAtggttttaatttataaattaaaaccaGCTAGTTAACTAGAATAAATGCTAGCTACCCAGCTAATGTTTGGATTTGTAGCTAGCTAGTGTGTTGTCTTATCCGCTAACAGCAATTTTCTGGCGACTTCTTTTACCTCGTTTTTCGCCCAGTTTAAATAGTTCGCTCTGTATTCGTACTCGTATTTAACTGAGTTATGAAAACGcttgattttctttctcataTGCTGTAATGTTTACTATTAGCAAGGTTAACTAAAACACAGCTAACCACTGTCTTAGCGGTGGAAACAACACATCCGGGTCAATTCATGTATTTCCGGTACAAAACTCAGTTCAAAATAAATCGTAATATTTGTACAATTTTACTTAATAGAGCATAGAATTTGTACACAATTGACTATACAGTTTGACTTGATTCAGCGTT
Above is a genomic segment from Anabas testudineus chromosome 11, fAnaTes1.2, whole genome shotgun sequence containing:
- the vps72a gene encoding vacuolar protein sorting 72 homolog a is translated as MSLVVGREPRKTAGNRMSKLLDAEEEDEFYKTTYGGFNDESGDDEYHGEHSDTEDEVDSDFDIDEGDEPDSDQEEDAPRRKSRVVTKAYKEPIKVAKPKPKRPSEEQKKTEKTKVELKRRIPQEFQDFGETRKSVRQSTSEHTRKTNLRLQERQDAPRRRRGAHRDRPLTQEELLAEAKITAELNIRSLENYERLEADKKKQVHKKRRFEGPTIRYHSVLMPLVSHSVLKEENVDVEGLDQDVPQTAPQNPTTPSQQPAGGLCSRTYITFSDDEAFEAEFPCSAQSSPPIPVQEVCPVTHKAALYRDPVTDIPYANARAFRIIREAYRKYVAAHGFPNTSGGTGLDSAATKGARQKMVVKQSAVAT